From the Fulvia fulva chromosome 2, complete sequence genome, one window contains:
- a CDS encoding GTP-binding protein ypt1: MDSFNNVKQWLQEIDRYATEGVNKLLVGNKSDMSDKKVVEYAVAKEFADSLGIPFLETSAKNASNVEQAFLTMARQIKERMGNTTVNNKPTVQVGQGSNVQSGSAGGCC, encoded by the exons ATGGACAGCTTCAACAACGTCAAGCAGTGGCTGCAAGAGATTGACCGTTACGCTACCGAGGGCGTGAACAAGCTGCTGGTGGGCAACAAGAGCGATATGTCAGACAAGAAGGTCGTCGAGTACGCAGTGGCAAAG GAGTTCGCCGACAGCTTGGGCATCCCATTCCTCGAAACCTCGGCCAAGAACGCCAGCAACGTCGAGCAGGCTTTCTTGACCATGGCACGCCAGATCAAGGAGCGCATGGGCAACACCACTGTCAACAACAAGCCAACCGTGCAGGTCGGACAGGGCTCGAACGTGCAATCGGGCAGCGCAGGAGGCTGCTGCTAG